In Oryza glaberrima chromosome 8, OglaRS2, whole genome shotgun sequence, the following are encoded in one genomic region:
- the LOC127782476 gene encoding nucleobase-ascorbate transporter 6-like, whose product MAGGGAAPPPKQEELQPHQVKDQLPSVSYCITSPPPWPEAVILGFQHYIVMLGTSVIIPSALVPQMGGGNEEKARVIQTLLFVAGINTLCQSFFGTRLPAVMGGSYTIVAPTISIILAGRYSNEADPHEKFLRTMRGTQGALIIASTIQIILGFSGLWRNVVRFLSPLSAVPLISLAGFGLYELGFPGVAKCVEIGLPEIILLLVFSQYLPHVIHVAKPVFDRFAVIFTIAIVWLYAYILTASGAYKNARPKTQVHCRVDRSGIISGAPWIRVPFPFQWGAPTFDAGESFAMMMASFVALVESTGTFIAVSRYASATMIPPSVLGRGIGWQGIGTLIGAFFGTANGTAVSVENAGLLALTHVGSRRVVQISAGFMIFFSILGKFGAIFASIPLPIFAALYCIFFAYIGACGLSFLQFCNLNSFRTKFIVGFSFFMGLSVPQYFNEYTSVAGYGPVHTGARWFNDMINVPFASKPFVAGLIAYFLDNTIQRRDNGVRRDRGYHWWDKFRSFKTDTRSEEFYSLPFNLNKFFPSV is encoded by the exons atggccggaggaggggcggcgccgccgccgaagcaggAGGAGCTGCAGCCTCACCAGGTGAAGGACCAGCTGCCCAGCGTGTCCTACTGCATCACCAGCCCACCGCCATGGC CTGAGGCCGTCATACTTGGATTCCAGCACTACATTGTGATGCTGGGCACATCAGTGATTATTCCCAGTGCTCTTGTTCCCCAGATGGGAGGTGGAAAT GAGGAGAAGGCTCGGGTGATTCAGACTCTGCTGTTCGTTGCCGGGATAAACACCCTCTGCCAATCGTTCTTCGGGACTCGTCTTCCAGCTGTGATGGGAGGATCGTACACCATTGTTGCGCCGACAATTTCCATCATATTGGCTGGCCGCTATAGCAATGAAGCAGATCCTCATGAG AAATTCTTGCGGACAATGCGAGGAACACAAGGTGCTCTCATCATTGCATCGACAATCCAGATCATACTTGGTTTCAGTGGTCTCTGGCGCAATGTAGTTAG ATTTCTTAGTCCATTGTCTGCTGTTCCTTTGATCTCACTTGCTGGATTTGGCCTCTATGAGCTTGGTTTTCCAGGG GTTGCAAAGTGCGTGGAAATTGGGCTCCCAGAAATCATTCTACTGCTTGTATTTTCTCAG TATTTACCCCATGTCATACATGTGGCAAAGCCCGTGTTCGACCGGTTTGCTGTGATTTTCACCATTGCTATTGTGTGGCTGTACGCATACATTCTAACTGCTAGTGGCGCATACAAGAATGCCCGGCCGAAGACACAAGTGCACTGTCGTGTTGATCGCTCTGGAATTATCAGTGGAGCTCCATG GATAAGAGTTCCTTTCCCTTTTCAATGGGGGGCTCCAACATTTGATGCTGGTGAATCTTTTGCCATGATGATGGCCTCATTTGTTGCTCTTGTAGAG TCAACTGGGACCTTCATTGCTGTGTCAAGATATGCAAGTGCGACTATGATACCTCCATCAGTGCTTGGTCGTGGAATTGGTTGGCAG GGTATTGGTACTTTAATAGGTGCATTTTTCGGGACAGCCAATGGAACTGCTGTATCAGT GGAAAATGCCGGTTTGCTAGCTTTGACACATGTTGGCAGCCGGAGAGTAGTGCAAATATCTGCTGGCTTCATGATCTTCTTTTCTATCCTTG GGAAATTCGGAGCAATCTTTGCGTCAATTCCCTTACCAATATTCGCTGCGCTGTATTGCATCTTCTTTGCATATATTG GTGCCTGTGGTCTGAGCTTCCTTCAGTTCTGCAATCTCAACAGCTTCAGGACCAAGTTCATTGTGGGGTTCTCGTTCTTCATGGGCTTATCGGTTCCTCAGTACTTCAACGAGTATACATCGGTTGCCGGTTATGGTCCAGTGCACACCGGCGCTCGATGG TTCAATGACATGATAAATGTACCCTTCGCGTCAAAGCCGTTCGTCGCAGGGCTCATTGCGTACTTCCTAGACAACACCATCCAGAGGCGCGACAATGGGGTGAGGAGAGACAGGGGATACCATTGGTGGGACAAGTTCAGGAGCTTCAAGACGGACACCCGGAGCGAGGAGTTCTACTCTCTGCCGTTCAACTTGAACAAGTTCTTCCCTTCGGTGTGA